One segment of Paenibacillus sp. FSL R7-0337 DNA contains the following:
- the proB gene encoding glutamate 5-kinase — translation MTSRIVVKIGSSSLTGPEGGLNREAVTFFAAEIAALRKDGCEVLLVTSGAVAAGFRGIGYDSRPRLLHEKQAAAAVGQVMLMQAYQEAFAGHGIPTAQILLTRTDFCSRRAMNNAMMTVEELLRQGAVPVFNENDTVSVDELKFGDNDTLSALVANLLKASHLLILTDMDGVYSGDPRKHPDAVRYEHIEEITPEIYAIAGGAGSSVGTGGMRSKIDAAKIATRGGVPVFVGQVKKPGDLLQAAAGTGKGTYFATRLASLPVKKQWLGFMSTPLGSLYVDDGAVEALLHGGHSLLPVGVRRIEGSFHSGDVVEVLGPDGQLLGRGIVNYDDTQLRSIQGLPSREIVPKLGEVHRLEVIHRDEWITLR, via the coding sequence TCAAGAATTGTGGTCAAAATCGGCAGCAGTTCGCTCACGGGTCCCGAAGGCGGCCTCAATCGTGAGGCAGTCACCTTCTTCGCCGCCGAGATTGCTGCACTCCGTAAGGACGGCTGTGAAGTGCTGCTGGTCACCTCAGGGGCGGTCGCAGCGGGATTCCGGGGCATCGGCTATGATTCCCGCCCAAGGCTGCTGCATGAGAAGCAGGCGGCAGCGGCAGTAGGACAGGTTATGCTGATGCAGGCTTATCAGGAGGCCTTTGCAGGCCACGGCATTCCTACTGCTCAGATCCTCCTGACCCGTACGGACTTCTGCAGCCGCCGGGCCATGAACAACGCCATGATGACGGTTGAAGAATTACTCCGGCAAGGCGCAGTGCCCGTGTTCAACGAGAACGATACCGTATCGGTGGATGAGCTGAAGTTCGGTGATAACGATACCTTATCGGCGCTGGTTGCCAATCTTCTGAAGGCATCGCACCTGCTGATCCTGACCGACATGGATGGCGTCTACAGCGGCGATCCCCGCAAGCACCCGGATGCTGTGCGGTATGAGCACATAGAAGAGATTACGCCTGAGATCTATGCCATTGCAGGTGGTGCAGGCTCAAGCGTGGGCACCGGCGGCATGCGCTCCAAGATCGACGCGGCCAAGATTGCCACGCGGGGCGGCGTTCCTGTCTTCGTGGGCCAGGTTAAGAAGCCAGGGGATTTATTACAGGCCGCAGCCGGAACGGGCAAAGGCACTTATTTTGCCACCAGACTCGCTTCTCTGCCAGTCAAAAAGCAATGGCTGGGCTTCATGTCCACCCCGCTCGGATCACTGTATGTCGATGACGGTGCTGTTGAAGCGCTGCTTCACGGAGGCCATAGCCTGCTGCCAGTCGGGGTTAGACGTATTGAAGGAAGCTTTCATTCAGGGGATGTCGTTGAAGTACTCGGCCCGGATGGGCAGCTGCTTGGACGGGGTATCGTCAATTACGATGACACCCAGCTCCGCAGCATTCAGGGGCTTCCCAGCCGAGAGATTGTGCCCAAGCTCGGTGAAGTACACCGGCTGGAGGTTATCCACCGGGACGAATGGATCACGCTTCGTTAA